A segment of the Deltaproteobacteria bacterium genome:
ACTATGCCTCTGACAACCAGACCTGCCGCCGGCGGAGGATCCTGGCCTATTTCGGCGAAGTCTACGAAAAGAAGTCGTGCGGCGCCTGCGATGTCTGCTGCGGGGAGCGGGAAGCTGTTGACCTTACCCAAGAGGCCCTGGCCATCCTTACCGCCATCGAGCAGACCGGGGAACGTTTCGGCGCTGTTCACCTTACCGACATTGTCAAAGGGGCCAACACGCAAAAGGTTCGTCTGTATAAGCACAACCGGCTTTCGATTTACGGGGCTGGAAAGCAGGAGGATAAGAGTCATTGGAGAAAGGTCATTGACAATCTCCTGTCCTTAAATTTTCTTACCCAGGCGGAAGGGGAGTATCCGATCCTCCAGCTCACGCCGGAAGGGCAGGCGGTGCTGGAAGGCCGGCGAACCGTAACCATCATGAGAGAACGAAAGGCGCCCGAAGGGAAGGTCCTGGCAGTCAAGGCCGACGAATTCAGGCAAGGGCTTTTCGAACGTTTGCGCGCCCTCCGGCTTCGTCTGGCTGCAGAGAAAAAAGTTCCCCCCTATGTGATCTTCTCCGATCGCTCTCTCCGGGAGATGGCCGATCTTCTGCCCGGCACAAAAAACGGCTTTTTGCAGATTCACGGCGTGGGTGAGACCAAATGGGTGCTTTACGGCCAGACCTTTATCGACGAGATCAAGGCTTACGGGGTGGCGAATACCGGTCCTGATGACCCGGCCCCGGAAGTGGATCCTCTGCCTCTTTCGGGTCGGGTCGGGCCGCAAAGGAGTTCCACCATCGAAGAGACCTTTGGACTGGTGGAGCAGAACCTTTCCATCGAGCAGATCGCCTTCAGGAGGAATCTGACCGAGCGCACTATTGCCCTGCATCTGGAACAACTGATCCTGGCCGGAAGAGAAATCCCCTTCGACCGGTTTGTCCGGCCGGAGGCGCGAAAAGAGGTGGAAGATCTGCTCAAACGATCCGACCTCACTCTGCTAAGAGAGATCGTCGAACAAGCTTCCATTCCCGTCACTTATGACGAGGCCCGATTGGTCCGCGCCTGGGTCAAGTCGAGAAGGCAAAGATAGTAGGACCGCTCCATCCGGAACATTGCTTTTTCCGGATAGGACCTAATCCTTTTAAGTCATCGCCGCAGTGCCCCGCGGCTAAGCTCATGGTGGCGAAGAACTGGCACCAATCATATCAGAATACATAATAATGAACCAATTGTTTGGTCAGGGCAATGAGGTCTTCCAGCAGGACGAATTCATCGGCCCCATGGGCTGCGGTTATGCCCGGACGAAGCAGACCGCAACAGGCCACCTGTGGCTGTTCGGCCCGGAGGGTCTCCAGGACTATTCCTAAATCTGATGAAGCGGTGATCCCTCCTCGAAGGAAATGCTGATATCCCCACACAGCGGCAGCGGCGGCCTGCATCTTCTTGACCGCCTCGCTGTCAGGATCGATCACCACCGGGGAATACAAATTATAATAGTCTACCTTAAGGTCCAGCAGTTTTGATTTTGCCTTCCCCTTTTTTACGGCAGTCTCAATTTCCGCTATCACTTCTTCGTACTTCTCCTCCGGGATATAACGGCGGTTGACAGTCAGACGGCACTCCCCGGGAACGACATTATCCTTAAACCCACCGCGAAGGATCGTGAGATTGAACATGGGGGTCATCTTATCCGAAGGGGCGCCGGGTATAGGAAGGGCCGGGATGCGGGAGGTTTTCTTTTCCACCTGTTTTTTAACATCTATGAGGGCTTGCATCACCGGGACCATCTCCTCAACCGCGTTGACTCCCATCCAGTTCATCCCCGAGTGACAGGTCCTGCCAAGGGCCAGGATATCAACCCGGGCCGCCCCGTTAACGCCGATCAGCGTGGCCGGTGCGACGGCCGCCAATTCCCCCCAGACCAGGTGGTTCGAAAAATAGCCCTCTTCGGCCAGATAGCGGGCCCCCGGATAGACCCCCACCTCTTCATCGGTGCAAAAACAGCATTCCATTTGGAAGCGGGGTTCAAGTCCCATCGCCCGAATCACCCGGGCCGCCCCGAGAAAGGCGGCTATGGACCCTTTCATATCCACCGCCCCGCGACCGTAGAGCTTTCCTTCCTTGACCGTTCCGGCAAAAGGATCGACCGTCCAGCGGTCGTCCACGGGAACGACGTCCAGGTGGCCGTAAAAGGAACTCCGCGGGTGGTTGCTCTTCTGGACGCCCACCAGGTTGACCCTCTCCCCGGAAAGGGATTCGGGGATTTGGCGGTACTTTTCCTCAGGCACCGACACCCGGCGGGTTTCGAAGCCAAAGGATCGAAGCTCCGGTTCAAGGATGTCCACCAACTTCCCATAATTTTCTCCCGGCGGGATGCAGGTGTTCACGGCAATCATGGCCTTGAGGATGTCGATAAGGTAATTTTTTTCCTGTTCAACCCGTAAAAAGGCCTCTTTATGATCCATAGTAAATGCCTCCGGTTTTGTTTTCAAACCTTTGAACTCATCTTTTAACACTACCTGGTCTCTTTTTTACTTGTTTCCTGCTAAAAGTCAACAATTGATCGGTCCACCCGGCCGACAAGGGTCGGAATTATGAAGCTATCGCCTAATGTCCTGAAAAAAGCAAGCCCCGATTCTTATTTGACATAAAGACTTTTTGTATCAGTTTAGCTTTTTGAAAAACTATTTTTCACCGCAGAGACGCCAAGAACGCAAAGGGGAAATAATTTTTCCTTTCTGTTGAGAGGACAGAAAGGAAAGCTTCCGCAACCCTCCGGGGTGTAGGCCCCTCCGGGCCGGAAGCCCTCCGGGACGGAGTCCAGAGTTGTTTTGTACAATCCCGCCTCTCACGGGATTGTACAATAATGATTCTCTCTGCGTACTTCGCGGCTTTGCGGTGAACAACGCGTTCTTTTCAAATCCCTAAAGTGTTACGACTTTTTTGATATCGCCACTCAAAAAGACTATATTTACTTCGGTTAAGATAGATCAGGGGCATCGGAGTAAAAGCCGACCAGAGGTTTATGTTTCCCACGGGTAGTTCATTTTAAAAAATACTTGACTTTTATTGTTTGGTGTAATAAAAGTCAACTTAAATAATTGAACAGTGTTAAATTAACATAGTTCATAAAACTAACAAAAGATTACGTCGAAATATTTGATGTCCTTACCGGGTTCCATCATTTTCAACCTGGGCATTAAAGATTAAGGGAACTTCTATGAAAAAAACTGCTTTATATGAACGTCACGCGCTGTTAGGGGGGACTATTGTTGATTTTGGCGACTGGGCCATGCCGGTGCAGTATACCAAGGTCATCGAAGAGCACAATGCAACGCGCCATCGTGCCGGTCTGTTTGATATCTGCCATATGGGGGAGATCGAGATCAAGGGCCGTCAGGCCTTTGATCTTCTGCAGCTCGCTCTGAGTCGGAATCTTCAAAACCAATATCCGGGCCAGATGAAACTCGGCCTTCTGCTGAATGCGCAGGGAGGCATTATGGATGATGTGACTGTATATCCCCTGAAAGAGGATGCTTATCTTCTGGTCACCAATGCCGCCACAAAAGACAGGGATTATCAGTGGCTGCAAAAAATTAAACAGGAAAAAGGATTCGATGAGGTCAGCATCATGGATATATCGGATAGGACAGGCAAACTCGATCTCCAGGGCCCCGTCTCTGAGGCCATTCTGCAGAAAGTTGTGCCGGAGCCACTGAACGAATTAAAATATTATCATGCCCTGCACACCAGCGTGTCCTCTATACCTGCTATGATCTCCCGCAGCGGGTATACCGGCGAGGATGGATTTGAAATCTACGCCGCCGCTGAAAAGATCGGTAACCTCTGGGATGATTTACTGGATGTCGGGGGCAGCTACGGGTTGCGGCCGGTCGGTCTGGGGGCGAGAGATACCCTGCGCCTGGAAGCGGGCCTGATGCTCAATGGCGCCGAAATGGATGAGACGGTCACGCCATACGAAGTCGTTTACGGATGGATTACCAATATGGAGAAGGGTTTTATTGGGAAAGCCGCTCTGGAGCAGTTGAAAAGAGAGGGGTTTAATCGGAAACTGGTCGGCTTTACCATGACGGACCGCGGCATTGCCCGGCATGGTTACAAGGTTTTTATGGAAGGCCAAAAGGTGGGCTATGTGACCTCGGGGACTTTTTCCCCGACTTTGGGTAAGGCTATCGGACTGGCTTTTGTTCCTCCGGTCTGTCAAGAGCCGGGGACGGTCATCGAGATTGAGATCCGGAACAATCGGGCCAAGGCCCGGATTGTTTCCCTCCCTTTCTACAAGAGAAAGAGATGAGGCCGGTCGCCCCGGCGCATCACCGGGGTCCTGACGCCTAAGGGGGATAAAAAGCGGCAGCAGGTTGCAAGCATCGCCGTAAAAATCACACATAAGGAGAAATAGTATGTCAAAAGTGAATCCGACAGACCGGAAATATTCAAAAGATCATGAGTGGATTCTCGACCATGGAGATGGCATAGCAACCTTAGGCATTACAGACCATGCCCAGGAATTGCTCACGGACATCGTCTATGTGGAATTACCTGAGATAGGGAAAAAGGTAACCTCCGGGGATGCGATAGCCGCCGTTGAATCCGTAAAATCCGTTTCGGACATCTTTTCCCCGATCAGCGGCGAGGTGATCGATGTCAACAGGAAGCTGGAAGCCAGCCCGAATCTGATCAACGCAGATGCCTTTGGAGAGGGCTGGATCGTAAAGTTGAACATGGACGACGCAGCAGCAGGCAGCGCCCTCATGAACGCCGACGAATATGAATCGATGATTGTCGCCGACAGACAATAAGGGGGCAGGCGATGGATTACGCACATTATATCCCCCACACCCCGGATGATGAAAAAAAAATGCTGAAGGCCGTGGGTGTTTCATCTCTCAATGACCTTTTTGCCGATATCCCATCGGAGCTTCGGCTGACGCGTCTGCTGAATCTTCCCGCCCCCCGGTCGGAACAGGAGGTGTTCGGCCTGATGCACGAACTCGGCAACCGGAATGTCGTTCCGGAGATCTGTCTAATGGGAGCCGGCGCCTATCATCATTATATCCCGTCCGTTGTCGGGCATATCCTGTCCCGTTCCGAATTTTACACGGCCTATACCCCCTACCAGGCGGAGATCAGCCAGGGGATTCTTCAGGCTATCTATGAATATCAGACCATGATAGCGAGGCTCACAGGCCTGGATGTGGCCAACGCATCCATGTATGATGGCGCCTCCGCCATGGCTGAGGCGGTCATACTGGCCACCAAGACCTTAAATCGACGGAAAATCATTATGATGCGATCCATCCACCCGGAGTACCGGCAGGTCGTCAGGACCTATGCCCGGGCCAACGGATACGAGGTACTGGAGGCTCCTTTTGGACTATCCGGTCAGGCAGATGGCGGTACCCTGCAACAGATGATCGACAGGGAAACGGCTGCCGTCGTCTTGCAATCCCCTAATTTTTTCGGCGTGATTGAAGATCTCCGCACTATTGCTCCCCTGGTCCATGAGCAGGGGGCGCTTCTGGTTTCCGGTTTTACGGAAGCCACTTCTCTGGGCATCTTATGGCCGCCCGGTGAAATGGGAGCGGACTTAGTCGTTGGCGAGGGCCAGGCACTTGGGAACCCCCTCAACTTTGGCGGCCCTTATCTGGGCATCTTTGCCGCCAGGGACACTTTTCTTCGCAAAATACCCGGCCGCCTGGCAGGCACCACGACCGATAAGGACGGCCGGCGGGGATTCGTGTTGACCTTGCAGACCCGGGAACAGCACATCCGGCGAGAGAAGGCGACGTCCAATATCTGCTCCAATGAGGCCCTCTGCGCCCTGGCCGCGGCCGTCTATCTGGCCTGTCTGGGAAAAAACCTCAGGCGGCTTGCCGAGATCAATCTCCAGAAGGCCCATTATTTAAAAACCCGGCTATCGGAACTGAGAGGTTGGGCGCCTGTCTTTCCCGGACCTGTATATAACGAGTTTCTTATGGTTTGCCCCGATCCCCAGAGGATCAACCAGAAGCTCCAGGATTCGGGTATCATTGGCGGCTATATTGCCGGTAACGATTATCCGGAACTGAAAAAAACCCTTCTGCTGTGCGCCACGGAAATGCTTTCAAAAAGACAGATCGATAAGCTGATCGGGATCATAACCTAGGGGTTTTGGGGAAACCCGTTCGGGAGCAAACCGGCAGGATGACGCAATTTTCTTGAGTAAGGAGATTTACGGATGGAACTGATATTTGAAAAGAGCCGACCGGGACGCAAGACAGATAGTGTGCCCCCATGCGATGTTCCGGAAATGCCGATAGAGTCCTTGATTCAAGAGGACCTTCTTCGTCAGAACCTCGACCTGCCCGAATTGGCGGAAGTGGATCTGGTGCGCCATTACACCACGCTTTCCCGGCGGAATTTTGGGGTAGATATGGGATTCTACCCCCTCGGTTCCTGCACCATGAAATACAATCCCAAGATCAACGAAGATATGGCCAGTCTTCCCGGCTTTACAGCTCTTCATCCCTATGCACCGGCGGGTTTTTCCCAGGGCAACCTGCAGATCATGTACGAACTGCAACACTATCTCTCGGAGATTTTCGGTATGGCCGATTTTTCTCTCCAGCCCGCTGCCGGCGCCCATGGCGAATTGTCAGGGATCATGATCCTCAAGAAATACTTTGAAAAACGGGGAGAAAGGCGCGATCGTATCCTGATTCCCGATGCCGCCCACGGGACGAATCCGGCCTCGTGCGCCCTTTGCGGCTACCGGACCGTTACCCTCCGCACTAATGATGAAGGCTCTATCGACCTATCCCACCTTGAGAAACTCATGACGGGGGATGTGGCCGGGTTGATGCTCACGAACCCCAACACCCTCGGGCTCTTTGAACGGAATATCGAGCGGGTCCAGGCCATTGTTCACGGGAAAGGAGGCCTTCTTTACGGCGACGGGGCCAACGCCAACGCCTTCCTGGGGAAGACCCGCCCGGGCGATCTCGGTTTCGACGTCATCCACATCAACCTTCACAAGACATTCTCGACACCTCACGGCTGCGGTGGCCCCGGCAGCGGCCCCATCGGCGTCGGAAGAGACCTTGTCGATTATCTGCCTGTTCCCCGTGTGGTTAAGACAAATGGTGGTTATGGCTTCAGGTACGACTATCCCGAGAGCATCTGCCGGGTGAAGGCCTTTTACGGGAATTTCAACGTGCTTGTTAAGGCTTACACCTATCTCCGCACCCTGGGGCCGGAAGGCCTCCGGCGGGTCAGCGAGATCGCTGTCCTCAATGCCAACTATCTCAAGGAACGTCTCAAGCCTTATTATGATCTGGCCTATGACCGGATCTGCATGCACGAATGTGTATTTACAGGCAGACGTCAGGTGAAGGAAAAGGGCGTCCACACCGCAGATATTGCCAAACGGCTCCTCGATTACGGTTATCACCCGCCGACAATCTACTTTCCTCTAATAACACCGGAGGCGATCATGATCGAACCGACGGAAACGGAGAGCCTGGAGACGCTGGATGGATTCTGTGACGCCATGATCCGGATTGCCGAAGAGGCCCGGGAGACTCCCGAACTGGTCAAGTCCGCGCCCCTGACGACACCTGTCAAGCGCCTCGATGATGTCAAGGCGGCCCGTGAACCCGATGTCTGCAGGAGGGATTGTTAAGATGACCAACGAAATGATCCAATAAAATACTGGCATTGTGATTTATATGGCGACTACCGTGAAAGAGATCGGGTAAAATAGTTCTTGACAAATAAATTTTTTGAGGATACATGTTCAATAAATATTGAACTTTGTTAAATTAACTATGTTCATTTTAGTTATCTAATAATTTCTACGTCATCGGGTTACCATGCCAAAGGCACCAAGAACAGCGGAAGAAGTTGACTTAGTTAAACAGGCAATACTCACCAAGGCCCTCCAGTTGATCGTCGATGAGGGATATAATAAGCTCAGCATGAGAAAAATTGCCTCACGATTGGGCATCACCGCCGCTAATATCTATAACTATTTTGCCAGCAAAGAAGAAATTAACCTGTGGATAAGGATAAAGGGTTTTGAAATCATGGATACCATGCTTTCAAAGTCCAATGATGAAAAAAAATCTCTCGTCGATAATCTGCGAGGACTCCTCAGGGCCTACTTTGAATTCGGAACCGCCTATTCCGAATATTATGACATCATATTTAACCTCCGCACGCCAAAAGTAACCGACTACATCGGTACGGAATTTGAAGAAATCGCCATGACAAGACTACGGGTGTCCGGCAGGAGATGCCTTAATCACTTTCTTCAAATCGTAGAAAAGGTTTTCCTATCAAAGGATAAACTTCCGGAGAATTTCACCCTTTATAAAACCACTCAGTTATGGTCAGATATGCATGGCCTGGTCAGCCTGTATAACAGCAATCAAATCCAGCAGGTTGTCGATAATCCAAAAGAGTTCATCGACTCCCGTATCGAAGCCTTGATTCGGGAATTACTTGGAAAAAAGAGACTGAAATTAATTTTATAAGCGGCTGAAGACCTGCTTCGCACGACAAAAAAAAATATTGAGAGGAGGAAGGTATTGTTTTGCCATTAACATTAACACTGTTAAATTAACGATGATAAACAAAAACCCTGTAAACAAAGATAAGGAGGCGATATGGACAGGATAAGGGTAAGAGAAGCGGACAAGATCGAAATCGTCGTACTGGTTGACAACTACTCCGACTTATTCCTCCCGGATTCAGATGTGGTCAAACGACTGCGGGTGATGCCGCCAGGCGGGCCCTTGTCGGAGCCGGGATTGTCCTATCTCATAAAAGTGCATGGCGGTTCGGAGGCCCACACGTTGTTGTTTGATACGGGTATTTCGGGAACATGCCTGCTTCACAACGCCCAGACCTTTGCTTTGAGCAGGGCTGTGATGCTGGGGGAAGTGGGAGCAGATTTTAAAAGCATCGAGGCCGTTGTCCTGAGTCACGGGCACTTTGACCACTTCGGCGGCCTGCTGGGGTTCCTTGGACAGGCCAGGAAGGGGCTGCCGTTGTTCTTGCACACGGGCGCCTTTGTCTCCCGCCGTTTTCAGATGAACCCACAGCTCCGGATTGATCTGCCCGGGATGGATGAAATGGCCCTGACAAGAACGGGCGCAAACTTGCAAAAGATAGAAACCACCTCGACTATCGCCTCCGGCCTTATTTTGCTTTCGGGGGAAGTGGAGCGGCAGACGGACTTTGAAAAGGGCATGCCGGGCATGGAAGCCAAGATCGGTAATGAGTGGATTCCGGACCCTTTTTACGACGATCAGGCTATGGCTGTAAACTTAAAGGGCCGCGGCCTGGTAGTGATCGGGGGGTGCTCTCATGCCGGGATCATCAACACGGTTAAATATTTCCAAAAGGTCTCAGGCCTAGACAAGGTCCATGCGGTCCTGGGCGGATTTCACCTTTCAGGGGAAAATGAAAGGCTCATCGACCCCACGATCAGGGCGATGAAAGCCATCGGCCCCGACTACGTGGCACCCATGCACTGCACCGGGTGGAAGGCAGTCAACAGGTTTGCCCAGGAGATGCCGGATCAGTTTTTACTGACCAGTGTTGGCACAACCTTCCTCCTCTGAAAAGACAGATGCCTTGCAAAAAAGAAAAAGCCTTAATGGCAAGCGGTAAGCGGGGTAATAGGCAGGTAGAAAAAGTGCAGACCATCCCTGTCCCCTTCGAAGGGGCATCCAGGAAAATCCTCATTGCTGACCGGAAAAAAGAAAGGAAGAAAAAATGGATGCAAGTTTAGACATTCTCCTTGAAAACACCAGAGTGATTGATGGAAGCGGGCAAGGGGCCTTT
Coding sequences within it:
- the gcvH gene encoding glycine cleavage system protein GcvH → MSKVNPTDRKYSKDHEWILDHGDGIATLGITDHAQELLTDIVYVELPEIGKKVTSGDAIAAVESVKSVSDIFSPISGEVIDVNRKLEASPNLINADAFGEGWIVKLNMDDAAAGSALMNADEYESMIVADRQ
- the gcvPB gene encoding aminomethyl-transferring glycine dehydrogenase subunit GcvPB → MELIFEKSRPGRKTDSVPPCDVPEMPIESLIQEDLLRQNLDLPELAEVDLVRHYTTLSRRNFGVDMGFYPLGSCTMKYNPKINEDMASLPGFTALHPYAPAGFSQGNLQIMYELQHYLSEIFGMADFSLQPAAGAHGELSGIMILKKYFEKRGERRDRILIPDAAHGTNPASCALCGYRTVTLRTNDEGSIDLSHLEKLMTGDVAGLMLTNPNTLGLFERNIERVQAIVHGKGGLLYGDGANANAFLGKTRPGDLGFDVIHINLHKTFSTPHGCGGPGSGPIGVGRDLVDYLPVPRVVKTNGGYGFRYDYPESICRVKAFYGNFNVLVKAYTYLRTLGPEGLRRVSEIAVLNANYLKERLKPYYDLAYDRICMHECVFTGRRQVKEKGVHTADIAKRLLDYGYHPPTIYFPLITPEAIMIEPTETESLETLDGFCDAMIRIAEEARETPELVKSAPLTTPVKRLDDVKAAREPDVCRRDC
- the gcvT gene encoding glycine cleavage system aminomethyltransferase GcvT, whose translation is MKKTALYERHALLGGTIVDFGDWAMPVQYTKVIEEHNATRHRAGLFDICHMGEIEIKGRQAFDLLQLALSRNLQNQYPGQMKLGLLLNAQGGIMDDVTVYPLKEDAYLLVTNAATKDRDYQWLQKIKQEKGFDEVSIMDISDRTGKLDLQGPVSEAILQKVVPEPLNELKYYHALHTSVSSIPAMISRSGYTGEDGFEIYAAAEKIGNLWDDLLDVGGSYGLRPVGLGARDTLRLEAGLMLNGAEMDETVTPYEVVYGWITNMEKGFIGKAALEQLKREGFNRKLVGFTMTDRGIARHGYKVFMEGQKVGYVTSGTFSPTLGKAIGLAFVPPVCQEPGTVIEIEIRNNRAKARIVSLPFYKRKR
- the gcvPA gene encoding aminomethyl-transferring glycine dehydrogenase subunit GcvPA, which produces MDYAHYIPHTPDDEKKMLKAVGVSSLNDLFADIPSELRLTRLLNLPAPRSEQEVFGLMHELGNRNVVPEICLMGAGAYHHYIPSVVGHILSRSEFYTAYTPYQAEISQGILQAIYEYQTMIARLTGLDVANASMYDGASAMAEAVILATKTLNRRKIIMMRSIHPEYRQVVRTYARANGYEVLEAPFGLSGQADGGTLQQMIDRETAAVVLQSPNFFGVIEDLRTIAPLVHEQGALLVSGFTEATSLGILWPPGEMGADLVVGEGQALGNPLNFGGPYLGIFAARDTFLRKIPGRLAGTTTDKDGRRGFVLTLQTREQHIRREKATSNICSNEALCALAAAVYLACLGKNLRRLAEINLQKAHYLKTRLSELRGWAPVFPGPVYNEFLMVCPDPQRINQKLQDSGIIGGYIAGNDYPELKKTLLLCATEMLSKRQIDKLIGIIT
- a CDS encoding ArgE/DapE family deacylase, with translation MDHKEAFLRVEQEKNYLIDILKAMIAVNTCIPPGENYGKLVDILEPELRSFGFETRRVSVPEEKYRQIPESLSGERVNLVGVQKSNHPRSSFYGHLDVVPVDDRWTVDPFAGTVKEGKLYGRGAVDMKGSIAAFLGAARVIRAMGLEPRFQMECCFCTDEEVGVYPGARYLAEEGYFSNHLVWGELAAVAPATLIGVNGAARVDILALGRTCHSGMNWMGVNAVEEMVPVMQALIDVKKQVEKKTSRIPALPIPGAPSDKMTPMFNLTILRGGFKDNVVPGECRLTVNRRYIPEEKYEEVIAEIETAVKKGKAKSKLLDLKVDYYNLYSPVVIDPDSEAVKKMQAAAAAVWGYQHFLRGGITASSDLGIVLETLRAEQPQVACCGLLRPGITAAHGADEFVLLEDLIALTKQLVHYYVF
- a CDS encoding TetR/AcrR family transcriptional regulator, whose amino-acid sequence is MPKAPRTAEEVDLVKQAILTKALQLIVDEGYNKLSMRKIASRLGITAANIYNYFASKEEINLWIRIKGFEIMDTMLSKSNDEKKSLVDNLRGLLRAYFEFGTAYSEYYDIIFNLRTPKVTDYIGTEFEEIAMTRLRVSGRRCLNHFLQIVEKVFLSKDKLPENFTLYKTTQLWSDMHGLVSLYNSNQIQQVVDNPKEFIDSRIEALIRELLGKKRLKLIL
- a CDS encoding MBL fold metallo-hydrolase — translated: MDRIRVREADKIEIVVLVDNYSDLFLPDSDVVKRLRVMPPGGPLSEPGLSYLIKVHGGSEAHTLLFDTGISGTCLLHNAQTFALSRAVMLGEVGADFKSIEAVVLSHGHFDHFGGLLGFLGQARKGLPLFLHTGAFVSRRFQMNPQLRIDLPGMDEMALTRTGANLQKIETTSTIASGLILLSGEVERQTDFEKGMPGMEAKIGNEWIPDPFYDDQAMAVNLKGRGLVVIGGCSHAGIINTVKYFQKVSGLDKVHAVLGGFHLSGENERLIDPTIRAMKAIGPDYVAPMHCTGWKAVNRFAQEMPDQFLLTSVGTTFLL
- a CDS encoding HRDC domain-containing protein, with the protein product YASDNQTCRRRRILAYFGEVYEKKSCGACDVCCGEREAVDLTQEALAILTAIEQTGERFGAVHLTDIVKGANTQKVRLYKHNRLSIYGAGKQEDKSHWRKVIDNLLSLNFLTQAEGEYPILQLTPEGQAVLEGRRTVTIMRERKAPEGKVLAVKADEFRQGLFERLRALRLRLAAEKKVPPYVIFSDRSLREMADLLPGTKNGFLQIHGVGETKWVLYGQTFIDEIKAYGVANTGPDDPAPEVDPLPLSGRVGPQRSSTIEETFGLVEQNLSIEQIAFRRNLTERTIALHLEQLILAGREIPFDRFVRPEARKEVEDLLKRSDLTLLREIVEQASIPVTYDEARLVRAWVKSRRQR